In Nocardia asteroides, a single genomic region encodes these proteins:
- a CDS encoding manganese catalase family protein, with amino-acid sequence MFRHTDHLQFDAKPEKPDPVYARKLQELIGGAYGEMTVTMQYLFQGWNCRMPGKYKDLIMDIATEEIGHVEMIATMVARLLEGAPATHSTEAAAGDPVVAAVLAGMDPQQAIVSGGGPTLADSNGVPWNGRFIVASGNLLADFRANVAAESHGRLQTARLYNMTDDPGVKDMLRFNLARDTYHQNMWLAAIEELKADGVEEVVAPAALQDEEYTEHAETLWHLSDGTASDQGRWAFGTAPDGKHTNRFLADPQPLGEKASAPAPDPLLYATYDGSMGKPRSTAFGTEGGLVGKIKDTLDPNKP; translated from the coding sequence TTTGCAGTTCGATGCCAAGCCGGAGAAGCCGGATCCCGTGTACGCCCGCAAGCTCCAGGAGTTGATCGGGGGTGCCTACGGTGAGATGACGGTGACGATGCAGTACCTGTTCCAGGGCTGGAACTGCCGGATGCCGGGTAAGTACAAGGATCTGATCATGGATATCGCGACCGAGGAGATCGGTCACGTGGAGATGATCGCGACGATGGTCGCGCGGCTGCTCGAGGGCGCTCCGGCGACGCATTCGACCGAGGCCGCGGCCGGTGACCCGGTGGTGGCGGCGGTGCTGGCGGGGATGGATCCGCAGCAGGCGATCGTCTCCGGTGGTGGCCCCACCCTGGCCGATTCCAACGGTGTTCCGTGGAACGGCCGGTTCATCGTGGCGAGCGGGAATCTGCTGGCCGATTTCCGGGCGAATGTGGCGGCGGAGTCGCACGGCCGGTTGCAGACGGCGCGGTTGTACAACATGACCGATGATCCGGGGGTGAAGGACATGCTGCGGTTCAACCTCGCGCGCGATACCTATCACCAGAACATGTGGCTGGCCGCGATCGAGGAGTTGAAGGCCGACGGCGTGGAGGAGGTCGTGGCTCCGGCGGCGTTGCAGGACGAGGAGTACACCGAGCACGCCGAGACGCTGTGGCATCTCTCCGACGGGACGGCGTCGGATCAGGGCCGGTGGGCGTTCGGTACCGCGCCGGACGGCAAGCACACGAACCGGTTCCTGGCCGATCCGCAGCCGCTGGGGGAGAAGGCGTCGGCGCCCGCACCGGATCCATTGCTGTATGCGACCTATGACGGGTCGATGGGCAAGCCCCGCTCGACCGCGTTCGGGACCGAGGGTGGTCTGGTCGGCAAGATCAAGGACACCCTCGACCCGAACAAGCCCTGA